One segment of Kogia breviceps isolate mKogBre1 chromosome 14, mKogBre1 haplotype 1, whole genome shotgun sequence DNA contains the following:
- the RBM12 gene encoding RNA-binding protein 12 codes for MAVVIRLQGLPIVAGTMDIRHFFSGLTIPDGGVHIVGGELGEAFIVFATDEDARLGMMRTGGTIKGSKVTLLLSSKTEMQNMIELSRRRFETANLDIPPANASRSGPPPSSGMSGRVNLPTTVPNFNNPSPSVVTAATSVHESSKNVQTFSTASIGTAPPNMGASFGSPTFSSTIPSTASPMNTVPPPPIPPIPAMPSLPPMPSIPPIPVPPPVPTLPPVPPVPPIPPVPSVPPMTPLPPMSGMPPLNPPPVAPLPAGMNGSGAPMNLNNNLNPVFLGPLNPVNPIQMNSQSSVKPLPINPDDLYVSVHGMPFSAMENDVRDFFHGLRVDAVHLLKDHVGRNNGNGLVKFLSPQDTFEALKRNRMLMIQRYVEISPATERQWVAAGGHITFKQSIGPSGQTHPPPQALPRSKSPSGQKRSRSRSPHEAGFCVYLKGLPFEAENKHVIDFFKKLDIVEDSIYIAYGPNGKATGEGFVEFRNEADYKAALCRHKQYMGNRFIQVHPITKKGMLEKIDMIRKRLQNFSYDQREMMLNPEGDVTSAKVCAHITNIPFSITKMDVLQFLEGIPVDENAVHVLVDNNGQGLGQALVQFKNEDDARKSERLHRKKLNGREAFVHVVTLEDMREIEKNPPAQGKKGLKMPVPGNPTVPGIPSVGMPSAGLPSAGMPSAGMPNAGMPNAGMPNAGIPAAGMPGVGIPSAGMPSAGGEEHAFLTVGSKEANNGPPFNFPGNFGGSNAFGPPLPPPGLGGAFGDARPGMPSVGNSGLPGLGLDVPGFGGGPNNLSGPGFGGGPQNFGNGPGSLGGPPGFGSGPPGLGSAPGHLSGPPAFGPGPGPGPGPGPGPVHVGGPPGFGSSSGKPGPTVIKVQNMPFTVSIDEILDFFYGYQVIPGSVCLKYNEKGMPTGEAMVAFESRDEATAAVIDLNDRPIGSRKVKLVLG; via the coding sequence ATGGCTGTGGTCATCCGTTTGCAAGGTCTCCCAATTGTGGCGGGGACCATGGACATTCGCCACTTCTTCTCTGGATTGACCATCCCCGATGGGGGCGTGCATATTGTAGGGGGTGAACTGGGTGAGGCTTTCATCGTTTTTGCCACTGATGAAGATGCAAGGCTTGGTATGATGCGCACAGGTGGTACAATTAAAGGGTCAAAAGTAACACTATTGTTGAGTAGTAAAACGGAAATGCAGAATATGATTGAACTGAGTCGTAGGCGTTTTGAAACTGCCAACTTAGATATACCACCAGCAAATGCTAGTAGATCAGGACCTCCACCTAGTTCAGGAATGAGTGGCAGGGTAAACTTGCCTACAACAGTACCCAACTTTAATAATCCCTCACCCAGTGTAGTTACTGCCGCCACTTCTGTTCATGAAAGCAGCAAAAACGTACAGACATTTTCCACAGCCAGCATAGGAACGGCTCCTCCAAATATGGGGGCCTCCTTTGGGAGCCCAACGTTTAGCTCAACCATTCCGAGCACAGCCTCTCCAATGAACACAGTCCCACCTCCACCAATTCCTCCAATCCCAGCGATGCCATCTTTGCCGCCAATGCCGTCCATTCCTCCAATACCAGTTCCTCCCCCGGTACCTACATTGCCTCCTGTGCCTCCTGTGCCCCCAATACCCCCAGTCCCTTCTGTGCCACCCATGACCCCACTGCCACCCATGTCAGGCATGCCACCCTTGAACCCGCCACCTGTGGCACCTCTACCTGCTGGAATGAATGGCTCTGGAGCACCTATGAATCTGAACAATAACCTGAACCCTGTGTTTCTGGGTCCATTGAATCCTGTTAACCCTATCCAGATGAACTCTCAAAGCAGTGTGAAACCACTTCCCATCAACCCTGATGATCTGTATGTCAGTGTGCATGGAATGCCCTTTTCTGCAATGGAAAATGATGTCAGAGATTTTTTCCATGGGCTCCGTGTTGATGCAGTGCATTTGTTGAAAGATCATGTAGGTCGAAATAATGGGAATGGATTGGTTAAGTTTCTCTCCCCTCAAGATACATTTGAAGCTTTGAAGCGAAACAGAATGCTGATGATTCAACGCTATGTGGAAATTAGTCCTGCCACAGAGAGACAGTGGGTAGCTGCTGGAGGCCATATCACTTTTAAGCAAAGTATAGGACCTTCTGGACAAACCCATCCCCCTCCTCAGGCACTTCCCAGGTCAAAATCGCCCAGTGGGCAGAAAAGGTCAAGGTCAAGATCACCACACGAGGCTGGTTTTTGTGTTTACTTGAAAGGGCTACCCTTTGAagcagaaaacaaacatgttattgatttttttaaaaagttggataTTGTGGAAGATAGTATTTATATTGCTTATGGACCCAACGGGAAAGCAACGGGTGAAGGCTTCGTAGAGTTCAGGAATGAGGCTGACTATAAGGCTGCTCTGTGTCGTCATAAACAATACATGGGCAATCGCTTTATTCAAGTTCATCCAATTACCAAGAAAGGTATGCTAGAAAAGATAGATATGATTCGAAAAAGATTGCAGAACTTCAGCTATGACCAGAGAGAAATGATGTTAAATCCGGAGGGGGATGTCACCTCTGCCAAAGTTTGTGCGCATATAACAAATATTCCCTTCAGCATTACCAAGATGGATGTTCTCCAATTCCTAGAAGGAATCCCAGTGGATGAAAATGCTGTACATGTTCTTGTTGATAACAATGGGCAAGGTCTAGGACAGGCATTGGTTcagtttaaaaatgaagatgatgCACGTAAGTCTGAACGCTTACACCGTAAAAAACTTAATGGGAGAGAAGCTTTTGTTCATGTAGTTACTCTAGAAGATATGAGAGAGATTGAGAAAAATCCTCCTGCCCAAGGAAAAAAGGGATTAAAGATGCCTGTGCCAGGTAATCCCACAGTTCCAGGAATTCCCAGTGTGGGAATGCCCAGTGCAGGACTGCCCAGTGCGGGAATGCCCAGTGCGGGAATGCCCAATGCGGGAATGCCCAATGCAGGAATGCCCAATGCAGGAATACCTGCTGCAGGAATGCCCGGTGTGGGAATACCCAGTGCGGGAATGCCTAGTGCAGGAGGTGAAGAGCATGCCTTCTTGACTGTAGGATCTAAGGAGGCCAACAATGGGCCTCCATTTAACTTCCCTGGTAATTTTGGTGGGTCAAATGCCTTTGGACCACCACTCCCTCCTCCAGGGTTAGGAGGGGCCTTTGGTGATGCTAGGCCTGGAATGCCTTCAGTTGGAAATAGTGGTTTGCCTGGTCTAGGACTGGATGTTCCAGGTTTTGGAGGTGGACCAAATAATTTAAGTGGACCAGGATTTGGAGGGGGCCCTCAGAATTTTGGAAATGGCCCTGGTAGCTTAGGTGGGCCCCCTGGCTTTGGAAGTGGCCCTCCTGGCCTTGGAAGTGCCCCTGGGCATTTGAGTGGGCCTCCAGCCTTTGGccctggcccaggcccaggcccaggcccaggcccaggcccagtcCATGTTGGTGGTCCTCCTGGCTTTGGATCTAGTTCTGGAAAACCAGGACCAACAGTAATCAAAGTACAGAACATGCCCTTCACTGTGTCTATTGATGagattttagatttcttttatgGCTATCAAGTGATCCCAGGCTCAGTGTgtttaaaatacaatgaaaaaggtATGCCCACAGGTGAAGCTATGGTGGCTTTCGAATCTCGGGATGAAGCCACAGCTGCTGTCATTGACTTAAATGACAGACCTATTGGCTCTAGGAAAGTAAAACTTGTATTAGGGTAG